The Lacipirellulaceae bacterium genome includes a region encoding these proteins:
- a CDS encoding alpha-E domain-containing protein, whose product MLSRVADSVYWMSRYIERAENVARFIDVNYNLTLGEGIPLSTQWMPLVSTTGDDELFRELYGEATGENVMQFLAYDTRNPNSIYSCISAARENARTIRETITAQMWKHINEFYLMVKSNADESKALSEPNYFCDQVKLASHTLLGLTYGTMSHGEPWHFSRLGRLLERADKTSRLVDVQYYLLLPKAEDVGTSVDVVRWSALLRSASALTMYRRHYGRITPNKVAEFLILNHEFPRSIMHCLMLMATSLNKITGSGERFFSCHSEQLLGRLGTDINYTTIENVIEEGIHNFIDRFQTRLNEIGLALQEDFFTPLATESASPQSQTQSSS is encoded by the coding sequence ATGCTGAGCCGTGTCGCTGATTCCGTCTACTGGATGAGCCGCTACATCGAACGTGCCGAGAACGTTGCGCGTTTCATTGACGTCAATTACAATTTGACACTCGGCGAAGGAATCCCGCTGAGCACCCAGTGGATGCCGCTGGTTTCGACCACTGGCGATGACGAACTGTTCCGAGAACTCTATGGGGAAGCAACAGGCGAGAATGTGATGCAGTTTCTCGCCTACGACACTCGCAATCCGAATTCTATTTACTCTTGCATCTCCGCCGCTCGTGAGAACGCTAGAACGATCCGCGAAACGATCACCGCCCAGATGTGGAAACACATCAATGAATTCTACTTGATGGTGAAGAGCAATGCGGACGAATCGAAGGCGCTGTCAGAGCCCAACTACTTTTGCGACCAAGTCAAACTGGCTAGCCATACCCTGCTGGGGCTCACTTACGGAACCATGTCCCACGGTGAACCGTGGCATTTCTCGCGACTAGGCCGACTGCTGGAACGAGCTGATAAAACGTCGCGACTGGTTGATGTGCAGTATTACCTGTTGCTACCGAAGGCTGAAGATGTCGGCACTTCGGTGGACGTTGTGCGTTGGTCGGCTCTATTGCGATCGGCGAGCGCTTTGACCATGTACCGTCGTCACTACGGACGGATTACTCCCAACAAAGTCGCCGAGTTTTTGATTCTCAACCACGAATTCCCCCGTTCCATCATGCACTGCCTGATGCTGATGGCCACGTCGCTAAACAAGATCACGGGAAGTGGGGAACGGTTCTTCAGCTGCCATTCTGAGCAGCTTCTCGGTCGCTTGGGGACCGACATCAACTACACGACCATCGAGAATGTCATTGAGGAAGGGATCCACAATTTTATTGATCGCTTCCAGACGCGACTCAATGAGATCGGCCTTGCGCTCCAAGAAGACTTTTTCACCCCACTGGCCACGGAATCGGCTTCCCCGCAAAGCCAGACCCAGAGTAGTTCCTGA
- a CDS encoding circularly permuted type 2 ATP-grasp protein, producing the protein MTPYVSDGYDEMFDSQGEPRPACREFVDRLKNTEENDLRARQRAAELDLYNMGITFNVYGHEEGTEKVWPFDLVPRILAAEEWEHIETGLAQRIQALNLFIDDVYNEQHILNDGVVPKDLILSATTYRPQMQGFSPPEKVWCHITGVDLVRGGDGTIYVLEDNLRCPSGVSYVLENREVMKRAFSQVFAGAAIAPVDEYPEQLLQTLLDCVPNSVQDPTAVVLTPGIYNSAYFEHTYLAQQMGIELVQGSDLLVQNARVYMKTTHGLQQVDVIYRRIDDDFLDPECFREDSCLGVAGLVDAYRQGNVTLANAPGTGVADDKAVYAYVPKIIEYYLKEEPKLSNVPTQHCGDPQQCQHVIDHIGELVVKPTNESGGYGLMIGPHSTEEEQAECIERIRENPRNYIAQPMLQLSTVPTLFATGLEPRHVDLRPFVLQGKTTYVMPGGLTRVALKRGSLVVNSSQGGGSKDTWVLRHQHSEPVAPTEEGGA; encoded by the coding sequence ATGACCCCCTACGTCTCGGACGGTTACGACGAGATGTTCGATTCCCAAGGCGAGCCAAGACCAGCCTGCCGGGAATTTGTTGATCGACTCAAGAATACCGAAGAAAATGACCTGCGAGCCCGGCAACGGGCGGCTGAGCTTGATCTCTATAACATGGGGATCACGTTTAACGTCTACGGCCACGAAGAGGGGACCGAGAAGGTTTGGCCATTCGATCTCGTGCCGCGTATTCTGGCCGCCGAGGAATGGGAGCACATCGAAACCGGCCTCGCTCAGCGTATCCAAGCGCTCAATCTGTTCATCGACGATGTCTACAACGAGCAGCACATTCTCAATGACGGCGTGGTCCCAAAGGACCTGATTCTTTCCGCCACGACCTATCGTCCCCAGATGCAGGGCTTCAGTCCGCCGGAAAAGGTCTGGTGCCACATTACCGGCGTTGACTTGGTGCGAGGGGGTGACGGCACCATTTATGTTCTCGAGGACAACTTGCGTTGCCCTTCGGGGGTGTCTTACGTGCTCGAGAATCGCGAAGTGATGAAGCGTGCTTTCTCTCAGGTATTCGCAGGAGCCGCCATCGCTCCGGTCGACGAGTATCCCGAGCAGCTTCTGCAGACACTGCTTGATTGTGTGCCCAACTCGGTTCAAGATCCGACCGCTGTTGTGCTCACTCCGGGGATCTATAACTCGGCTTACTTTGAGCACACGTACTTGGCCCAGCAGATGGGCATTGAGCTGGTGCAAGGTTCTGACCTGCTTGTCCAGAATGCTCGCGTCTACATGAAGACGACGCATGGGCTCCAACAGGTGGACGTCATCTACCGTCGCATTGACGATGATTTTCTCGACCCCGAGTGCTTCCGCGAAGACTCCTGCTTGGGGGTCGCCGGATTGGTCGACGCTTACCGCCAGGGCAATGTCACGCTGGCGAATGCTCCAGGTACCGGCGTGGCCGACGACAAGGCAGTCTACGCCTATGTGCCGAAGATCATCGAGTATTATTTGAAGGAAGAACCGAAGCTCAGCAATGTTCCCACACAACACTGCGGCGATCCCCAGCAGTGCCAACACGTCATCGATCATATCGGCGAGCTCGTCGTTAAGCCAACGAATGAATCAGGTGGCTACGGTCTAATGATCGGACCACACTCCACCGAGGAGGAACAAGCCGAGTGTATCGAGCGGATTCGAGAGAATCCTCGTAATTACATTGCGCAACCGATGCTGCAACTCTCGACGGTTCCGACGCTCTTCGCCACCGGATTGGAACCACGGCATGTGGATCTCCGGCCATTTGTCTTGCAGGGCAAAACAACCTATGTGATGCCCGGCGGTTTGACGCGGGTTGCTCTCAAGCGAGGGTCGTTGGTCGTGAATTCCTCCCAGGGTGGAGGAAGCAAAGATACTTGGGTGCTGCGCCACCAGCACTCAGAGCCGGTCGCTCCTACCGAAGAGGGAGGTGCGTAA
- a CDS encoding transglutaminase family protein: MSIRVALRHKTSYSYDRLIELGPQVIRLRPAGHSRTPIESYSLSVGPGDHFLNWMQDPHGNYLARCVFKEKVTSLDVEVDLVANLSAINPFDFFTEPSAEQFPFEYDPSVREELKPYLICLPAGGPMHEMLGQIDRTPRKTIDFLVELNQALEKRIDYVVRMEPGVQSPDETLTLGRGSCRDSAWLLVQLLRHLGFAARFASGYLIQLAADQKSLDGPSGPEADFTDLHAWTEVYLPGAGWVGLDPTSGLFTGEGHIPLACTPQPQAAAPISGALDPCEVEFNHEMSVQRVHEDPRVTKPYTEEQWQKIEALGHEVDRRLETGDVRLTMGGEPTFVSIDDMDGDEWQTSAVGPTKRRLADDLLRRLKERFAGGGLLHYGQGKWYPGEPLPRWAMQCLWRKSGDPLWNSPHLLANPEDNHGHTVEDARRFAETLAKHLAVDAQHAIPAFEDAFYYTWRERRLPANVEIHDSKLEDKQERERISRIFEQGLTAPVGSVLPLQFRWWEPEPHWVSGPWAVRSEELFLIPGDSAMGYRLPLQSLLYEGKETYPRHFFEHDPFAKPEELAMRRPVQLQSLLYGTGDPGAGREELQHAFATTGAQSFAKVGSPTGGNGYGQLYSGGNGTGGSGHGQEDSATESFRSGAPFAIDTQYDDPKQVVRTALCVEPREGTLHVFMPPVDRSHVYFDLVSALEATCVELEMPIVVEGYTPPHDPNIETMKVTPDPGVIEVNVHPASNWEQLVDITSGVYEDARNTRLGTEKFDLDGSHTGTGGGNHVVMGAATPADSPWLRRPDLLKSFLGFWQNHPSLSYLFSGKFVGPTSQAPRADEARSDALYELKIACEQIQQGRDCPPWLVDRVFRNLLIDGEGNTHRSEFCIDKLFSPDSATGRLGLVEFRAFEMPPHAQMSLTQQLLLRSLVARFWDQPYEQPLVDWKTSLYDRWMLPHFIWQDFQDVIEETNQAGIPLEADWFDAHQEFRFPFIGKFNQRGVDVEIRRAVEPWYVLGEEPGGGGMARYVDSSVERVQVKVNGMTDPRYQLACNGRRVPLHPTGAEGEFVAGVRFRAWQPPSCLHPTLGIDSPLRFDLVDTWLGRSMGGCQYHVGHPGGLNPTTFPVNALEAESRRATRFFDFGHTPGIAKMPIETPHPELPMTLDLRRGKHLS; encoded by the coding sequence ATGAGCATCCGAGTCGCCCTTCGTCACAAAACGAGTTACTCCTACGACCGGCTCATCGAACTTGGTCCGCAAGTCATCCGGCTCCGCCCGGCAGGACATAGTCGCACGCCCATTGAGAGCTATTCTCTCTCGGTGGGTCCCGGCGATCACTTTCTCAATTGGATGCAAGATCCGCACGGCAACTACTTGGCCCGCTGCGTCTTCAAGGAGAAGGTCACCTCACTGGATGTTGAAGTCGACTTGGTGGCGAACCTTTCAGCGATAAATCCGTTCGACTTCTTTACGGAGCCTTCGGCAGAGCAATTCCCTTTTGAGTACGACCCTTCGGTTCGCGAGGAATTGAAGCCCTACCTGATTTGTCTTCCCGCTGGCGGGCCGATGCATGAGATGCTTGGGCAGATCGACAGAACGCCCCGGAAGACGATTGATTTCCTAGTTGAACTGAATCAGGCACTCGAAAAGCGAATCGACTATGTCGTCCGCATGGAGCCCGGCGTCCAGTCGCCTGACGAAACGCTAACCTTGGGGCGTGGTTCCTGTCGAGACTCGGCCTGGCTGTTGGTTCAATTGCTGCGTCATCTTGGGTTTGCAGCGAGGTTCGCTTCGGGTTATCTGATTCAACTGGCCGCTGACCAAAAGTCGCTTGATGGTCCTTCGGGACCCGAAGCTGACTTCACCGACTTGCACGCCTGGACGGAAGTCTATTTGCCCGGTGCCGGTTGGGTGGGGCTCGACCCAACCTCCGGCTTGTTCACTGGCGAAGGGCACATCCCTCTGGCCTGCACGCCACAGCCGCAAGCAGCCGCACCGATTAGTGGTGCGCTCGATCCGTGCGAGGTCGAGTTCAACCACGAGATGTCCGTCCAGCGTGTTCACGAAGACCCTCGCGTCACGAAGCCTTACACCGAAGAGCAGTGGCAAAAAATCGAGGCGCTCGGACACGAGGTCGACCGTCGCCTCGAAACGGGCGACGTTAGGCTGACAATGGGGGGCGAGCCGACGTTTGTCTCGATCGACGACATGGACGGCGACGAATGGCAGACGTCAGCAGTCGGACCGACGAAACGCCGCTTGGCAGACGATTTGCTCCGCCGGCTCAAAGAGCGCTTCGCAGGCGGCGGACTACTTCATTACGGCCAAGGAAAGTGGTACCCGGGCGAACCGCTGCCTCGCTGGGCCATGCAATGCCTCTGGCGAAAATCGGGCGATCCGCTCTGGAACAGCCCGCACCTGCTCGCCAACCCCGAGGACAACCACGGGCATACGGTTGAGGACGCGCGGCGTTTCGCCGAAACCCTTGCCAAGCACCTCGCGGTCGATGCTCAACATGCCATCCCGGCTTTCGAGGATGCGTTCTACTACACATGGAGAGAACGCCGCTTGCCCGCGAACGTGGAGATCCACGACTCCAAGCTGGAAGATAAGCAAGAACGTGAGCGTATCTCGCGGATATTCGAGCAAGGACTGACCGCTCCGGTTGGGAGTGTGCTTCCCCTGCAGTTCCGTTGGTGGGAGCCCGAGCCACATTGGGTGAGCGGACCTTGGGCGGTTCGCTCCGAAGAGCTCTTCCTGATTCCCGGCGACTCCGCGATGGGCTACCGATTGCCTTTGCAATCGTTGCTCTATGAAGGGAAAGAAACCTACCCACGGCATTTTTTTGAACACGATCCGTTCGCCAAGCCAGAGGAGTTGGCGATGCGTCGCCCGGTTCAACTCCAATCTCTCCTGTACGGCACGGGCGATCCAGGTGCCGGTCGCGAAGAGTTGCAACATGCCTTCGCCACGACGGGAGCGCAGTCGTTCGCGAAGGTCGGCTCACCGACGGGTGGAAACGGCTACGGCCAGTTATACTCGGGCGGCAACGGCACGGGTGGAAGCGGTCACGGTCAGGAAGATTCCGCCACCGAAAGCTTCCGCAGTGGTGCTCCCTTTGCGATCGACACTCAGTATGACGATCCGAAGCAGGTTGTTCGTACGGCACTTTGCGTCGAGCCGCGTGAGGGGACGCTGCATGTCTTCATGCCGCCGGTCGATCGTTCGCACGTTTACTTCGATCTGGTTTCCGCCCTCGAAGCAACGTGCGTCGAACTGGAGATGCCGATCGTCGTCGAAGGCTACACCCCGCCGCACGACCCGAACATCGAGACGATGAAAGTCACGCCCGACCCGGGTGTGATTGAGGTGAACGTCCACCCGGCATCGAATTGGGAACAACTGGTCGACATCACTAGCGGCGTCTATGAGGATGCACGCAACACACGCCTGGGAACAGAGAAGTTCGACCTCGATGGCTCGCATACCGGTACCGGCGGCGGGAATCACGTCGTGATGGGCGCCGCGACTCCCGCGGATAGCCCCTGGCTGCGTCGGCCTGATCTGCTGAAAAGCTTCCTCGGCTTTTGGCAAAATCACCCTTCGCTGAGCTACCTGTTCTCCGGCAAGTTCGTCGGCCCCACGAGCCAGGCACCACGCGCTGACGAAGCGCGTTCCGATGCGTTGTACGAACTAAAGATCGCCTGCGAGCAAATCCAACAGGGCCGCGATTGTCCTCCGTGGCTTGTCGACCGCGTATTCCGTAACCTGCTGATCGATGGTGAAGGGAATACGCATCGTTCGGAGTTCTGCATCGACAAGCTTTTCTCGCCCGACTCCGCCACGGGGCGGTTGGGGCTGGTTGAATTTCGTGCTTTTGAGATGCCGCCTCACGCGCAGATGTCGCTGACACAACAGTTGCTGCTGCGGTCGCTTGTGGCTCGTTTCTGGGACCAGCCCTACGAGCAGCCGCTGGTCGATTGGAAGACCTCTCTTTACGACCGTTGGATGTTGCCGCATTTCATCTGGCAGGATTTCCAAGACGTCATCGAAGAGACAAACCAAGCGGGGATTCCACTCGAAGCGGATTGGTTCGATGCACACCAGGAGTTCCGTTTTCCGTTTATTGGCAAATTCAACCAACGAGGCGTTGACGTCGAGATCCGCCGTGCCGTCGAGCCGTGGTACGTCTTAGGAGAAGAGCCGGGCGGTGGTGGGATGGCACGCTATGTCGACTCCTCGGTTGAACGTGTTCAAGTGAAGGTCAACGGCATGACCGACCCGCGTTACCAGCTCGCTTGTAACGGTCGTCGCGTACCGCTCCACCCGACAGGCGCTGAAGGCGAGTTCGTCGCGGGCGTCCGCTTCCGGGCCTGGCAGCCGCCAAGCTGTTTGCATCCGACGCTGGGAATTGATTCACCCTTACGTTTTGATCTGGTCGATACCTGGCTTGGTCGTTCGATGGGCGGATGCCAATATCACGTTGGACATCCGGGCGGATTGAACCCTACAACCTTCCCTGTCAACGCACTGGAAGCCGAAAGCCGACGAGCAACGCGGTTTTTCGACTTTGGACATACGCCAGGGATAGCTAAGATGCCAATAGAGACGCCGCATCCTGAGCTACCAATGACGCTCGATCTCCGACGCGGCAAACACCTTAGCTAG